A single region of the Streptomyces sp. ITFR-16 genome encodes:
- a CDS encoding protein kinase: MDDYAGRVLADRYRLPLPPSDAYELVETRAFDTYSGQEVLVRQVPLPEVVDAEMLDADGAPAPARRTSGRTVRRSTDPAVRRAIEAAQAAAQVPDHPRLDQVFDVFAEAGSLWIVSELVASRPLAALLAERPLNPYRAAEIGSDVLTALRVLHAHGWTHRNITVRTVLICDDGRVVLTGLAAGAAEEALCGYMPVPRPDEGPDDEGEYGGPAVESGPTGPYVPPALQPAQDLGGPYPPRDPAPLPASRGPAAIESAPALPVPAPGADSAAQARAARAGAIAAYRAGARAAAARVSEEERRAATEPTGDTGRPAGPVPGGGRPRLPEPQNPFDDAYPYDDEDDEDEDGDGGPLPPRRLHLTGSWDDGPGAGRPVPAGGSGEDALRADSRRTGPPRPELPSAAARETPPGRWDEIVAESPGTSAYRGPATTLAAERARQARIAVVGAVTERWAPEQAGPVHENWQLAPPIGPSTDLWALGALLYRAVQGHAPYPEDNAAELVQMVCGEPPAFAEECGPLRPVVESLLRQDPTERPDFEELRGWLRSLVRSAPEPEAGTDVVTLPADDATKLPVVRRRGELVRKRRGRRGAVAAHGRHRHTKERLEPAERPPATRREPPIRAPREPKGPKALRTPPRPPQGGQRAPRRLGRLLLVAILLVLVAAIAYAVMFMPKSGEKQGAGASPSRTASGAPEPGPGTPEPSGSSSGAQKPQTSRSAAALAAGYTLRKDAEGFEVGVPKGWQRSPANADRQIRYGSDGFSLVIVPGRDTAKANGSDPLDYQRDKEPELKPFRDSSWSSASGLRRTDVGRQAMAEGQYTWQDGNGREVYVRNLVMLVDGRYHILQVIGPEDRRDKVSDIYQQASLSYRVTS; this comes from the coding sequence GTGGACGACTACGCGGGTCGGGTACTTGCCGACCGCTACCGCCTTCCGCTGCCTCCGTCCGATGCGTACGAACTGGTCGAGACCCGCGCCTTCGACACCTACAGCGGACAGGAAGTCCTGGTCCGGCAGGTGCCGTTGCCCGAGGTCGTGGACGCCGAGATGCTCGACGCCGACGGTGCGCCCGCGCCCGCCCGGCGCACCAGCGGGCGTACCGTGCGCAGGTCCACCGACCCGGCCGTGCGGCGTGCCATAGAGGCGGCCCAGGCCGCCGCCCAGGTGCCCGACCATCCACGGCTCGACCAGGTCTTCGACGTGTTCGCCGAGGCGGGCTCGCTCTGGATAGTGAGCGAACTGGTCGCGTCCCGCCCGCTCGCCGCCCTGCTCGCGGAGCGCCCGCTCAATCCCTACCGGGCCGCCGAGATCGGCTCCGACGTCCTGACCGCTCTGCGCGTCCTGCACGCCCACGGCTGGACCCACCGCAACATCACCGTGCGCACGGTGCTCATCTGCGACGACGGACGCGTGGTGCTGACGGGCCTCGCGGCCGGCGCGGCGGAGGAGGCCCTCTGCGGCTACATGCCGGTGCCCCGCCCCGACGAGGGCCCGGACGACGAGGGTGAGTACGGCGGTCCCGCGGTCGAGTCGGGCCCCACCGGACCCTATGTGCCGCCCGCCCTGCAGCCGGCCCAGGACCTGGGCGGCCCCTACCCGCCGCGCGACCCCGCACCGCTGCCCGCCTCGCGCGGCCCCGCCGCGATCGAGTCCGCGCCCGCCCTGCCCGTTCCCGCGCCCGGGGCCGACAGTGCCGCGCAGGCCAGGGCCGCGCGCGCCGGTGCCATCGCCGCCTACCGCGCCGGGGCCCGCGCCGCCGCCGCACGCGTCAGCGAGGAGGAGCGCCGCGCCGCCACCGAGCCGACGGGCGACACCGGCCGGCCGGCCGGCCCCGTCCCGGGCGGCGGCCGGCCGCGCCTGCCCGAGCCGCAGAACCCCTTCGACGACGCCTATCCGTACGACGACGAGGACGACGAGGACGAGGACGGCGACGGCGGTCCGCTCCCGCCCCGGCGGCTGCATCTGACCGGTTCCTGGGACGACGGGCCCGGCGCCGGGCGGCCCGTGCCCGCCGGGGGCTCCGGCGAGGACGCGCTGCGCGCCGACTCCCGCCGCACGGGCCCGCCACGCCCCGAACTCCCCTCCGCCGCCGCCCGGGAGACCCCGCCCGGGCGCTGGGACGAGATCGTCGCCGAGAGCCCCGGGACCTCCGCCTACCGGGGCCCCGCCACGACGCTCGCCGCCGAGCGCGCCCGGCAGGCCCGGATCGCCGTCGTCGGCGCGGTCACCGAGCGCTGGGCGCCCGAGCAGGCGGGCCCCGTCCACGAGAACTGGCAGCTGGCCCCGCCGATCGGCCCCTCCACCGACCTCTGGGCGCTCGGCGCCCTGCTCTACCGCGCGGTCCAGGGCCACGCCCCGTACCCGGAGGACAACGCCGCCGAGCTCGTCCAGATGGTCTGCGGCGAACCGCCCGCGTTCGCCGAGGAGTGCGGCCCGCTGCGCCCCGTCGTCGAGTCGCTGCTGCGCCAGGACCCCACCGAGCGGCCGGACTTCGAGGAGCTGCGCGGCTGGCTGCGCTCCCTCGTCCGCTCGGCCCCCGAGCCGGAGGCCGGGACCGACGTCGTGACGCTGCCCGCCGACGACGCCACGAAGCTGCCCGTCGTACGCCGGCGGGGCGAGCTCGTCCGCAAGCGGCGCGGCCGCCGTGGCGCGGTTGCCGCGCACGGCAGGCACCGCCACACCAAGGAGCGCCTGGAGCCCGCCGAGCGGCCACCCGCCACCCGCCGCGAACCCCCCATCAGGGCGCCGCGCGAGCCCAAGGGCCCCAAGGCGCTGCGCACCCCGCCCCGCCCGCCGCAGGGCGGACAGCGTGCGCCGCGGCGGCTCGGCCGGCTGCTGCTCGTCGCGATCCTGCTGGTGCTCGTGGCGGCGATCGCGTACGCCGTGATGTTCATGCCCAAGTCGGGGGAGAAGCAGGGCGCGGGCGCCAGTCCCTCCCGCACGGCGTCCGGGGCGCCCGAGCCCGGACCCGGCACGCCGGAGCCGTCCGGGTCGTCCTCCGGCGCCCAGAAGCCGCAGACCAGCCGCTCGGCCGCCGCGCTGGCCGCGGGCTACACCCTGCGCAAGGACGCCGAGGGCTTCGAGGTCGGCGTACCCAAGGGCTGGCAGCGCAGCCCGGCCAACGCGGACCGTCAGATCCGGTACGGCAGCGACGGCTTCAGCCTGGTCATCGTCCCCGGGCGCGACACCGCCAAGGCCAACGGCAGCGACCCGCTCGACTACCAGCGGGACAAGGAACCGGAGTTGAAACCGTTCCGCGACTCCAGCTGGTCGTCGGCGAGCGGGCTGCGCCGGACCGACGTCGGCCGGCAGGCCATGGCGGAGGGCCAGTACACCTGGCAGGACGGCAACGGCCGGGAGGTCTACGTCCGCAACCTCGTGATGCTCGTCGACGGCCGCTACCACATCCTCCAGGTCATCGGCCCGGAGGACCGGCGTGACAAGGTGTCGGACATTTACCAACAGGCCAGCCTGTCCTACCGCGTGACGTCCTGA
- a CDS encoding succinic semialdehyde dehydrogenase gives MTDSQASTSTSAAAVGTNPVAAAPAGVRTAADVVTPEVIAQLTRGVVGSGRTANHTPFTGEKLADLPESTPEDVAEAFTRARAAQAAWAATPVRTRAAVLLRFHDLVIGRQSEVLDLIQLETGKARLHAHEEVQAVAVAARHYGRKAGAYLKPKRHTGVVPTLTKVTELRQPRGVIGQIAPWNYPFELSVGDALPAFVAGNAVVMKPDTETALTALWARDLLIEAGLPAEVFQVVLGEGPVVGPEVVKHADYVSFTGSTRTGREVAQGAAARLVGVSLELGGKNAMLVLADADVEKAAAGAVRACFSSAGQLCISIERLYVHESVADDFVERFAARTRAMRLGNSLAYGADMGSLVGERQLETVSRHVAEAVEKGAKLVAGGVARPDIGPLFYEPTILDGVEAPMAVCTEETFGPVVSLYRFSDEDEVIALANATPYGLNSSVWTKDSGRGHRVAARLRTGTVNINEGYAPAYGSVQSPMGGMKDSGLGRRHGSEGILKYTEAQTVAQQRLIPLAPSFGMDDEKYAAFMSRSLKAMKAFRLR, from the coding sequence ATGACGGACTCGCAGGCCTCCACGTCCACCTCCGCCGCCGCTGTCGGCACCAACCCCGTGGCCGCCGCCCCCGCAGGCGTGCGCACGGCCGCCGATGTCGTGACGCCCGAGGTGATCGCCCAGCTGACCCGTGGCGTCGTCGGCTCCGGCCGTACCGCCAACCACACCCCCTTCACCGGTGAGAAGCTGGCCGATCTGCCCGAGTCCACCCCCGAGGACGTGGCGGAGGCCTTCACGCGGGCGCGCGCCGCCCAGGCCGCCTGGGCCGCCACCCCGGTCCGCACCCGGGCCGCCGTGCTCCTGCGCTTCCACGACCTCGTCATCGGCCGCCAGTCCGAGGTCCTCGACCTCATCCAGCTGGAGACCGGCAAGGCCCGGCTGCACGCCCACGAGGAGGTGCAGGCGGTCGCCGTCGCCGCCCGGCACTACGGCCGCAAAGCCGGTGCCTATCTCAAGCCGAAGCGGCACACCGGCGTCGTACCGACCCTCACCAAGGTCACCGAGCTGCGTCAGCCGCGCGGCGTCATCGGCCAGATCGCCCCGTGGAACTACCCCTTCGAGCTGTCCGTCGGGGACGCGCTGCCCGCGTTCGTCGCCGGCAACGCCGTGGTGATGAAGCCCGACACGGAGACCGCGCTGACCGCGCTGTGGGCCCGTGACCTGCTGATCGAGGCCGGGCTGCCGGCCGAGGTGTTCCAGGTCGTCCTCGGTGAGGGACCCGTCGTCGGCCCCGAGGTCGTCAAGCACGCCGACTACGTCTCGTTCACCGGCTCCACCCGCACCGGCCGCGAGGTCGCCCAGGGCGCGGCGGCCCGGCTCGTCGGGGTCTCGCTGGAGCTCGGCGGCAAGAACGCGATGCTGGTCCTGGCCGACGCCGACGTGGAGAAGGCCGCCGCCGGCGCCGTCCGCGCCTGCTTCTCCTCCGCGGGCCAGCTCTGCATCTCCATCGAGCGGCTGTACGTCCACGAGTCGGTGGCCGACGACTTCGTGGAGCGCTTCGCCGCCCGCACCAGGGCGATGCGGCTCGGCAACTCCCTCGCGTACGGCGCCGACATGGGCTCGCTGGTCGGCGAACGCCAGCTGGAGACCGTCAGCCGGCATGTCGCGGAGGCCGTCGAGAAGGGCGCCAAGCTGGTGGCCGGCGGGGTCGCCCGCCCTGACATCGGCCCGCTCTTCTACGAGCCGACCATCCTGGACGGCGTCGAGGCGCCGATGGCCGTGTGCACCGAGGAGACCTTCGGCCCGGTCGTCTCCCTCTACCGCTTCAGCGACGAGGACGAGGTCATCGCGCTGGCCAACGCCACCCCGTACGGCCTGAACTCCAGCGTCTGGACCAAGGACTCCGGGCGGGGCCACCGCGTCGCCGCCCGGCTGCGGACCGGCACGGTCAACATCAACGAGGGCTACGCCCCCGCGTACGGCAGCGTGCAGTCCCCGATGGGCGGCATGAAGGACTCCGGTCTCGGCCGCCGCCACGGCTCCGAGGGCATCCTCAAGTACACCGAGGCGCAGACCGTCGCCCAGCAGCGGCTGATCCCGCTCGCCCCGTCCTTCGGCATGGACGACGAGAAGTACGCGGCGTTCATGAGCCGCAGCCTGAAGGCGATGAAGGCGTTCCGCCTGCGCTAG
- a CDS encoding protein kinase domain-containing protein: MDRSQNTDAGLLLAGRYRLGEVLGRGGMGKVWRAHDEVLHRTVAVKELTAGLYVADADRVVLHARTQKEARAAARITHPGVVTVHDVVEYDNRPWIVMQYVDGPSLADRTKESGEIDPREAARIGLHVLGALSAAHGAGVLHRDVKPGNVLLARDGRVLLTDFGIAAIEGDSTITRTGELVGSIDYLAPERVRGGDPGPASDLWSLGATLYTAVEGRSPFRRTSPISTMQAVVTEEPPPPERAGALGHVITALLRKEPAERPTAAETERMLLEAMEGREPRSAQAYVPTQRLSEEALHTLGPDGTPAGGMPPGGTAPLPYPGPVPAPGSAPVVRRSRWRTTAVVIALAALLGGGAGIAAMLYANRADHDARAGTGGTTSHGTRSPGPATPSPEPSRSKEKDPATPGVPDGWRRVEDPAGFSILMPIGWERRVSGTNIDYTPDNGVHYFRLSVDQAPDFEHPYTHMQNIETDLRKRLPDYRSLEMNSNVYRDCVGSIWEFTWTEKDGVAAGPRHAIDQMYYAKEGGPEYALYMTGPADDWDVTRDQFNTMLRSWRAPADEG; the protein is encoded by the coding sequence GTGGATCGATCACAGAATACGGACGCGGGACTGCTGCTGGCCGGAAGGTACCGGCTGGGCGAAGTCCTCGGACGCGGCGGGATGGGCAAGGTCTGGCGCGCCCATGACGAGGTGCTGCACCGCACCGTCGCCGTCAAGGAGCTGACGGCGGGGCTGTACGTCGCCGACGCGGACCGGGTCGTGCTGCACGCCCGTACGCAGAAGGAGGCCCGCGCCGCCGCCCGCATCACGCACCCCGGTGTGGTCACCGTCCACGACGTCGTCGAGTACGACAACCGGCCCTGGATCGTCATGCAGTACGTCGACGGACCGTCACTCGCCGACCGGACCAAGGAGTCGGGCGAGATCGATCCGCGCGAGGCCGCCCGGATCGGTCTCCATGTGCTGGGCGCCCTGAGCGCCGCACACGGTGCCGGGGTGCTGCACCGCGATGTGAAGCCGGGCAACGTCCTGCTCGCCCGGGACGGCCGGGTCCTGCTCACCGACTTCGGGATCGCGGCGATAGAGGGCGACTCGACCATCACCAGGACCGGTGAACTGGTCGGCTCCATCGACTATCTGGCGCCCGAGCGGGTACGGGGCGGCGACCCGGGGCCCGCGTCCGACCTGTGGTCGCTGGGCGCCACGCTGTACACCGCGGTCGAGGGGCGTTCGCCGTTCCGCCGCACCTCCCCGATATCGACGATGCAGGCCGTCGTCACGGAGGAGCCGCCGCCGCCCGAGAGGGCCGGGGCCCTGGGCCACGTCATCACCGCCCTGCTGCGCAAGGAGCCGGCCGAGCGGCCGACGGCGGCGGAGACCGAACGGATGCTGCTGGAGGCCATGGAGGGGCGCGAACCCCGCTCGGCCCAGGCGTACGTCCCGACGCAGCGCCTGTCCGAGGAGGCCCTGCACACGCTCGGCCCCGACGGCACCCCGGCCGGCGGGATGCCGCCCGGCGGCACGGCCCCGCTGCCCTACCCCGGGCCCGTCCCGGCCCCCGGCTCCGCACCCGTGGTCCGCCGCAGCCGCTGGCGGACCACGGCCGTGGTCATCGCGCTGGCGGCCCTGCTCGGCGGCGGCGCGGGCATCGCCGCGATGCTGTACGCGAACCGCGCGGACCACGACGCCAGGGCCGGGACCGGCGGCACCACCTCCCACGGCACCCGGTCACCGGGTCCGGCCACGCCGAGCCCCGAGCCCAGCCGCTCCAAGGAGAAGGACCCGGCGACGCCGGGCGTGCCGGACGGCTGGCGGCGGGTGGAGGACCCCGCGGGGTTCAGCATCCTCATGCCGATCGGCTGGGAGCGCCGGGTGAGCGGCACCAACATCGACTACACCCCCGACAACGGCGTGCACTACTTCCGCCTCAGCGTCGACCAGGCACCCGACTTCGAGCACCCGTACACGCACATGCAGAACATCGAGACGGACCTGCGCAAGCGGCTGCCGGACTACCGGAGCCTGGAGATGAACTCCAACGTCTACCGCGACTGCGTCGGTTCCATCTGGGAGTTCACCTGGACCGAGAAGGACGGCGTGGCCGCCGGGCCCCGGCACGCCATCGACCAGATGTACTACGCCAAGGAGGGGGGCCCGGAGTACGCGCTGTACATGACGGGACCCGCGGACGACTGGGACGTCACCCGGGACCAGTTCAACACGATGCTGCGCAGCTGGCGGGCGCCGGCCGACGAGGGCTGA
- a CDS encoding peptidase gives MRRTTPRAALRRVAGGLATVGLLAAGTLALDTPARAAGPEFTLGGPAETALHPYPASGTPKKAALDFTVTNPSEDEDNGGFDGEYTVRFDFAGLAGVADVSFGEDGTLDCETTGTTAVCHDYGIRPGLNTLAELDVSAARGSKDGASGTLTVTAEADGATFRPFTARVGVGGPDLSMKRLPFRTELKPGDSQPVPVTFTNNGTRAADGVLLTLRHTRGMEFTERYRNCEYSEDDLGMGTPGAWTTALCTFEGSYDPGVTYTLAEPPAIRATAHAYYDSFLYRIEEDGSGAREDLRAGARFSPGKGATLALRAAPAARAADLEPGDNQQEADFRTANSADFAAYGDRGRGAKGDTVDVTVGFRNRGPAWIGYIRSGEDVATVDFTVPEGASVTTKPDSCRGVTADGQYRENQTAAPRYFCSTPMSVGEDADFALPFGLRIDKVVTGASGEVRVRNTHLAGPALPFDPKPANNTASLVLNAEDSGTTTGGSGPGSGSGSGGSGTTGGGSTGSAGSTGATGGSAGSGSGGTTGSSSGSATGGALASTGTAALASATAALVALVAGGVLYTASRRRTAR, from the coding sequence ATGAGACGCACGACCCCGAGAGCCGCTCTCCGCCGTGTCGCAGGCGGACTCGCCACCGTCGGCCTGCTGGCGGCCGGCACGCTCGCCCTGGACACCCCGGCGCGGGCCGCCGGACCGGAGTTCACCCTCGGCGGCCCCGCCGAGACCGCCCTGCACCCGTACCCGGCGAGCGGCACCCCGAAGAAGGCCGCCCTCGACTTCACGGTCACCAACCCCTCCGAGGACGAGGACAACGGTGGCTTCGACGGCGAGTACACCGTCCGCTTCGACTTCGCCGGGCTCGCGGGCGTCGCGGACGTCTCCTTCGGCGAGGACGGCACCCTCGACTGCGAGACCACCGGGACGACCGCCGTCTGCCACGACTACGGCATCCGGCCCGGCCTGAACACCCTCGCCGAACTCGACGTCAGCGCGGCACGGGGCAGCAAGGACGGCGCCTCCGGCACGCTCACGGTCACCGCCGAGGCGGACGGCGCCACCTTCCGCCCCTTCACCGCCCGCGTCGGCGTCGGCGGCCCCGACCTGTCGATGAAGCGGCTCCCCTTCCGTACGGAACTGAAGCCGGGCGACAGCCAGCCGGTGCCGGTCACCTTCACCAACAACGGCACCCGGGCGGCCGACGGCGTCCTGCTCACCCTGCGCCACACGCGCGGCATGGAGTTCACCGAGCGGTACCGCAACTGCGAGTACAGCGAGGACGACCTCGGGATGGGCACCCCGGGCGCCTGGACCACCGCCCTGTGCACCTTCGAGGGCAGCTACGACCCGGGCGTCACCTACACGCTGGCCGAGCCGCCGGCCATCCGGGCCACCGCGCACGCGTACTACGACTCCTTCCTCTACCGGATCGAGGAGGACGGCTCCGGTGCCCGTGAGGACCTGCGGGCCGGGGCGCGGTTCAGCCCCGGCAAGGGCGCCACGCTGGCCCTGCGCGCTGCCCCGGCGGCCCGCGCGGCCGACCTCGAACCGGGCGACAACCAGCAGGAGGCCGACTTCCGGACCGCCAACAGCGCCGACTTCGCGGCCTACGGCGACCGGGGCCGGGGCGCCAAGGGCGACACGGTCGACGTGACCGTCGGATTCCGCAACCGCGGACCGGCCTGGATCGGGTACATCCGCTCCGGCGAGGACGTCGCGACCGTCGACTTCACCGTGCCCGAGGGCGCCTCGGTGACCACGAAGCCGGACTCCTGCCGAGGGGTGACGGCGGACGGGCAGTACCGCGAGAACCAGACGGCGGCCCCGCGCTACTTCTGCTCCACCCCGATGTCCGTGGGCGAGGACGCCGACTTCGCGCTCCCCTTCGGGCTGAGGATCGACAAGGTGGTCACGGGCGCCTCCGGCGAGGTCCGGGTCCGCAACACCCACCTCGCCGGCCCCGCGCTGCCCTTCGACCCGAAGCCCGCCAACAACACCGCGTCCCTGGTGCTGAACGCCGAGGACTCCGGCACGACGACCGGGGGCTCCGGCCCGGGTTCGGGCTCCGGCTCGGGCGGATCGGGCACCACGGGCGGCGGCTCGACCGGCTCCGCCGGTTCCACGGGTGCCACCGGAGGCTCGGCAGGCTCCGGCTCCGGTGGCACGACCGGTTCGTCCTCGGGCTCCGCCACCGGCGGCGCACTCGCCTCCACCGGCACCGCCGCCCTGGCCTCGGCGACCGCCGCGCTCGTCGCGCTGGTCGCGGGCGGGGTCCTGTACACCGCGTCCCGCCGCCGCACCGCCCGCTGA
- a CDS encoding GMC family oxidoreductase, with protein MSQDSPAQNQAGPAGAADDDAAYDYDVIVVGSGFGGAVSALRLTEKGYRVGVLEAGRRFTPGTLPKNSWDLKNYLWAPALGLFGIQRVHLLGKVMVLAGAGVGGGSLNYANTLYVPPAPFFEDRQWAHITDWQDELKPYYDQAKRMLGVRLNPTTTPSDVHLKATAEVMGVGDTFHLAPVGVFFGDGEDADGAARAKPGGTVADPYFGGAGPARKACTECGECMTGCRHGAKNTLNENYLHLAEKAGAVIHPMTSVVGITDDPDGGYRVSTVPTDRRRKARPTRLRARKVVVAAGTYGTQTLLHTMKDEGLLPRLSARLGELTRTNSEGLVGAQTSERRYRRRHGTKPDFTKGVAITSSIHPDENTHIEPVRYGKGSNAMGGMTILQVPYSTHRVLAWFGNLAKHPTLAVRSLSNRRWSERTIIGLVMQSLDNSLTAYRKPRGLGKGLLTARQGHGAPNPTQIAEATRSASLLAAEINGFAGSNIGELMGTPLTAHFLGGCPIGASPEEGVIDPYHRLFGHPGISVVDGSAVSANLGVNPSLTITAQAERAMSFWPNKGERDPRPAQGEAYERLAAVEPQAPAVPKEAFGALRLPFLGMPVLPPKKESAEKATEKAAEKA; from the coding sequence ATGTCCCAGGACAGCCCTGCCCAGAACCAGGCCGGACCGGCCGGTGCGGCCGACGACGACGCCGCGTACGACTACGACGTGATCGTCGTCGGTTCGGGCTTCGGCGGCGCGGTGTCGGCGCTGCGGCTGACGGAGAAGGGGTACCGGGTCGGCGTCCTGGAGGCGGGCCGCCGCTTCACGCCGGGCACCCTGCCCAAGAACTCCTGGGACCTGAAGAACTACCTCTGGGCCCCCGCCCTCGGCCTCTTCGGCATCCAGCGCGTGCATCTGCTCGGCAAGGTGATGGTGCTGGCGGGCGCCGGGGTCGGCGGCGGCTCGCTGAACTACGCCAACACGCTGTACGTGCCGCCCGCGCCGTTCTTCGAGGACCGCCAGTGGGCCCACATCACCGACTGGCAGGACGAGCTGAAGCCGTACTACGACCAGGCCAAGCGGATGCTCGGGGTCCGGCTCAACCCGACGACGACCCCCTCCGACGTCCATCTGAAGGCGACCGCCGAGGTCATGGGCGTCGGCGACACCTTCCACCTCGCCCCGGTCGGCGTCTTCTTCGGGGACGGCGAGGACGCCGACGGCGCCGCGCGGGCGAAGCCGGGCGGCACGGTCGCCGACCCGTACTTCGGCGGCGCGGGCCCCGCCCGCAAGGCCTGCACCGAGTGCGGCGAGTGCATGACGGGCTGCCGCCACGGGGCGAAGAACACCCTCAACGAGAACTACCTCCACCTCGCGGAGAAGGCCGGCGCGGTCATCCACCCGATGACCTCCGTGGTCGGGATCACGGACGACCCGGACGGCGGCTATCGCGTCTCCACCGTGCCGACCGACCGCCGGAGGAAGGCGAGGCCCACCCGGCTGCGCGCCCGCAAGGTGGTCGTGGCGGCGGGCACGTACGGCACCCAGACCCTGCTGCACACGATGAAGGACGAGGGACTGCTGCCCCGGCTCTCGGCCCGGCTCGGTGAGCTGACCCGGACCAACTCCGAGGGCCTCGTCGGCGCCCAGACCTCCGAGCGCCGCTACCGCAGGCGCCACGGCACGAAGCCCGACTTCACCAAGGGCGTCGCCATCACGTCCTCGATCCACCCCGACGAGAACACCCACATCGAGCCGGTCCGCTACGGCAAGGGCTCCAACGCGATGGGCGGGATGACCATCCTCCAGGTGCCCTACAGCACCCACCGGGTCCTGGCCTGGTTCGGGAACCTGGCCAAGCACCCGACGCTCGCCGTGCGCTCCCTGTCCAACCGGCGCTGGTCGGAGCGGACCATCATCGGCCTCGTCATGCAGTCGCTCGACAACTCCCTGACCGCGTACCGCAAGCCGCGCGGCCTCGGGAAGGGTCTGCTCACCGCCCGGCAGGGCCATGGGGCGCCCAACCCGACGCAGATCGCGGAGGCCACCCGGAGCGCCTCGCTGCTCGCCGCGGAGATCAACGGTTTCGCCGGCTCCAACATCGGCGAGCTGATGGGCACCCCGCTCACCGCGCACTTCCTCGGCGGCTGCCCGATCGGGGCGAGCCCCGAGGAGGGGGTCATCGACCCGTACCACCGGCTGTTCGGGCACCCGGGCATCTCGGTCGTCGACGGTTCGGCGGTCTCCGCCAACCTGGGCGTCAACCCGTCACTGACGATCACCGCCCAGGCGGAGCGCGCCATGTCCTTCTGGCCGAACAAGGGCGAGCGGGACCCGCGCCCGGCGCAGGGCGAGGCGTACGAGCGGCTGGCGGCGGTCGAGCCGCAGGCGCCGGCGGTCCCGAAGGAGGCGTTCGGCGCGTTGAGGCTGCCGTTCCTGGGGATGCCCGTGCTGCCGCCGAAGAAGGAGTCCGCCGAGAAGGCCACGGAGAAGGCCGCCGAGAAGGCCTGA